From Cannabis sativa cultivar Pink pepper isolate KNU-18-1 chromosome 8, ASM2916894v1, whole genome shotgun sequence, a single genomic window includes:
- the LOC115701387 gene encoding mitogen-activated protein kinase kinase 3, with protein MAGLEELRKKLTPLFDSEKGFSSSSTFDPSDSYTLSDGGTVNLLSQSYGVYNINELGLQKCTASAAMVDATFESEKTYRCASHEMRVFGAIGNGASSVVQRAIHIPTHRILALKKINIFEKEKRQQLLTEIRTLCEAPCYEGLVEFHGAFYTPDSGQISIALEYMDGGSLADILKLRKKIPEPVLSSMFQKLLHGLSYLHGVRHLVHRDIKPANLLVNLKGEPKITDFGISAGLENSVAMCATFVGTVTYMSPERIRNDNYSYPADIWSLGLALFECGTGEFPYTATEGPVNLMLQILEDPSPSPSKHNFSPEFCSFIEACLQKDADARPTAEQLLSHPFIIKYKDTQVDLAEFVKSMFDPTQKMKDLADMLTIHYYQLFDGPDDLWQHSKTLFNDDSIFSFSGKQSVGGNEIFATLSSIRSTLAGDWPSERLVHVVEKLQCRAHGQDGVAIRVSGTFIIGNQFLICGDGLQPEGLPNFKDLSIDLSSRRMGTFREQFIMEPSSVIGRYFISKQELYIMQ; from the exons ATGGCTGGATTGGAAGAATTGAGAAAGAAGCTGACACCATTGTTCGATTCCGAAAAGGGTTTCTCTTCATCCTCAACCTTCGACCCTTCCGATTCTTACACG CTGTCGGACGGTGGAACAGTCAACTTATTGAGCCAATCGTATGGTGTTTACAACATCAATGAGCTCGGGTTGCAGAAATGCACAGCTTCGGCTGCTATGGTGGACGCGACCTTCGAGAGTGAGAAGACTTATCGATGTGCCTCGCATGAGATGAGGGTATTCGGAGCGATAGGGAATGGCGCCAGTAGTGTTGTTCAGAGAGCTATTCATATTCCGACTCATCGAATTTTAGCTCTAAAGAAGATCAATATTTTTGAGAAG GAAAAAAGACAACAGCTTTTGACAGAAATAAGGACACTGTGTGAGGCACCTTGTTATGAAGGTCTTGTGGAATTTCATGGTGCGTTTTATACGCCAGACTCTGGTCAAATTAGCATAGCTTTGGAATATATGGATGGAGGGTCTTTGGCTGATATCCTAAAGCTGAGAAAGAAAATACCCGAACCCGTTCTTTCCTCTATGTTTCAAAAACTTCTACAT ggattgagctacTTACATGGAGTTAGGCATCTAGTTCACAGAGATATAAAGCCTGCGAATTTGCTTGTGAATCTTAAAGGAGAGCCAAAAATAACTGATTTTGGAATTAGTGCTGGTTTAGAGAATTCAGTGGCAATG TGTGCCACTTTTGTTGGGACCGTTACGTACATGTCGCCAGAGCGGATTAGAAATGACAACTATTCTTACCCAGCTGATATTTGGAGCCTTGGTCTTGCTCTGTTTGAATGTGGAACTGGAGAATTCCCATATACAGCTACTGAAGGACCTGTTAACCTTATGTTGCAG ATATTGGAGGATCCTTCTCCCTCACCTTCTAAACACAATTTTTCACCAGAGTTCTGCTCATTTATCGAAGCCTGTTTACAGAAAGATGCAGATGCTAGGCCAACAGCTGAGCAG CTACTCTCACACCCATTCATCATCAAGTACAAAGACACCCAAGTAGACTTGGCAGAATTTGTAAAAAGCATGTTTGATCCAACACAAAAGATGAAGGACTTGGCAGAT ATGCTGACAATACATTATTATCAACTCTTTGATGGACCCGATGACCTCTGGCAACATTCAAAGACTTTATTCAACGACGACTCAATTTTCAG TTTCTCCGGAAAGCAATCAGTTGGTGGAAATGAAATCTTTGCGACTCTATCAAGCATAAGAAGTACATTAGCCGGTGACTGGCCTTCTGAAAGACTTGTACATGTTGTGGAAAAACTTCAATGTCGTGCTCATGGTCAAGATGGAGTTGCAATAAGAGTATCAGGAACCTTCATTATTGGGAATCAGTTCCTTATATGTGGAGATGGCTTACAACCAGAAGGGTTGCCCAACTTTAAAGATCTATCTATCGATCTTTCTAGTAGGAGAATGGGCACATTTCGTGAGCAGTTCATTATGGAACCAAGTAGTGTTATCGGCCGCTACTTCATATCAAAACAGGAGCTATATATTATGCAGTGA
- the LOC115698839 gene encoding uncharacterized protein LOC115698839 — protein MDFLNPQSLFQDVRLRELSGFRVRKRPHISDASSCFKEIGAVAVQHNGDVTPPLAVSFCKSSISSHILAVSDEDGYVSLFDTRRHLSSSSHQENAEKSRVCEWVAHQNAVFDVCWIKGGTQILTASGDQTMKVWDVQEKKCTATLMGHTGSVKSMSPHPINCEIIASGSRDGSFALWDMRCNAKSLSRHEERCISSTASVRGAHLSSQAKRVRRRKTGSMSITSVLYLKDGFSIATAGAVDSIVKFWDTRNLKSAVTQTFPPLNSMEKVKRLHGISSLSQDLNGVYISASCMDNRIYLYNVLQLEKGPVKSFSGCRIETFFVKSSISPDATSILCGSSDGNAYMWKVNKPQEDPIRLSHDGEVTAVDWCPSEDGKIATSSDDFTVRIWDSQNICCPSSSSASAIRRRVMAIPGAEGRKLLTSNQTHPTKDSKRQYPDDVSDEDESMNPITMPKLSTPEAQKRRLSLDSGLNEVIEKTPDTATKSPSSVLNPPSSLKRKTIRDYFVAPM, from the exons ATGGACTTCCTCAATCCTCAATCACTTTTCCAAGACGTTAGATTGAGGGAGCTAAGCGGATTCAGAG TTCGAAAGCGACCGCATATCAGCGACGCCTCCTCGTGTTTCAAAGAAATCGGGGCTGTAGCTGTACAGCACAACGGCGATGTGACTCCGCCCTTGGCTGTTTCCTTCTGCAAG AGTAGTATAAGTTCCCACATTCTTGCAGTGTCAGATGAGGATGGGTACGTGAGCTTGTTTGATACTCGTCGTCatttatcttcttcttctcatcAAGAAAATGCAG AAAAATCGAGGGTTTGCGAATGGGTTGCACACCAAAATGCTGTCTTTGACGTATGTTGGATTAAG gGAGGTACCCAAATTTTGACTGCTTCTGGTGACCAAACG ATGAAGGTCTGGGatgttcaagaaaaaaaatgtactGCTACGCTGATGGGTCACACCGGAAGTGTGAAATCTATGTCTCCTCATCCAATCAATTGTG AGATTATTGCCTCTGGTTCGAGAGATGGCTCTTTCGCTCTATGGGATATGAGATGTAATGCTAAATCTTTAAGCAGGCATGAGGAAAGGTGTATCAG CTCAACTGCTTCGGTCAGGGGTGCCCATCTGTCCTCTCAAGCAAAGCGTGTCAGGCGTCGCAAG ACAGGTTCAATGAGCATCACATCAGTTCTTTATCTAAAGGATGGGTTTTCTATTGCCACTGCTGGTGCCGTGGACAG CATTGTGAAATTTTGGGACACCAGAAATCTGAAAAGTGCAGTCACACAGACATTTCCTCCTCTCAACTCAATGGAGAAG GTAAAGAGATTACATGGCATATCTAGCTTGTCCCAGGATTTGAATGGAGTGTATATTTCAGCCTCGTGCATGGATAATAG AATCTATCTTTACAATGTTCTTCAGCTTGAAAAGGGTCCTGTGAAATCATTTTCTGGGTGTCGAATTGAAACATTTTTTGTAAAG TCATCCATCAGCCCGGATGCTACTAGCATACTCTGTGGTTCTAGTGATGGAAATGCCTATATGTGGAAG GTGAACAAGCCTCAAGAAGATCCTATTAGATTGAGCCATGATGGCGAAGTTACTGCAGTTGACTG GTGTCCTAGCGAGGATGGAAAGATTGCAACTTCTTCTGATGATTTTACG GTTCGCATTTGGGACTCTCAAAACATTTGCTGCCCAAGCTCAAGCTCTGCATCTGCAATTCGGAGGAGAGTAATGGCAATCCCAGGAGCTGAAGGTAGAAAACTGCTTACAAGTAACCAGACACATCCCACTAAGGATTCTAAAAGACAATATCCAGATGATGTATCAGACGAAGATGAATCAATGAATCCAATTACAATGCCTAAACTCAGTACCCCTGAAGCCCAGAAGAGAAGGTTGTCACTAGATTCTGGTTTAAATGAAGTCATTGAGAAGACCCCTGACACTGCAACGAAGAGCCCATCTTCTGTTTTGAACCCTCCCTCTTCCCTAAAGAGAAAAACAATCCGTGATTACTTTGTAGCACCTATGTAA